The Denitrificimonas caeni genome has a segment encoding these proteins:
- the dxs gene encoding 1-deoxy-D-xylulose-5-phosphate synthase, with amino-acid sequence MPTTFHEIPAERPITPLLDRALTPTELRMLSEAELLTLADELRLFILWSVGQTGGHFAAGLGVVELTVALHYVFDTPDDRLVWDVGHQAYPHKVLTGRREQMLSLRQKDGIAAFPRRCESPYDTFGVGHSSTSISAALGMAVAAKLQGSARKTVAVIGDGAMTAGMAYEALNHAPETGADMLVILNDNDMSISNNVGGLSNHLAKILTSRTYSTMREGSKKILSRLPGAWEIARKTEEHAKGILAPGIMFEELGWNYIGPIDGHDLPTLLATLRNMRELEGPQFLHVVTKKGKGFAPAEHDPIAYHAISKTTQAPSKPAGPRYSAVFGQWLCDMAAADERLLGITPAMKEGSDMIAFSEQYPQRYFDVAIAEQHAVTLAAGMACEGAKPVVAIYSTFLQRAYDQLIHDVAVQDLDVLFAVDRAGLVGEDGPTHAGSFDISYLRCIPNMVVMTPSDENELRLLLNTGYQHVGPAAVRYPRGTGPNAPISTSLEPVPLGKGVVRREGQGVAFLVFGVQLAAALTAAEQLDATVVDMRFVKPLDEALIKRLAAEHQLFVSIEENAVMGGAGSAVGEFLAAEQLAVPLLQLGLPDIYVEHAQPGQMLAECGLDSAGILQAVQQRLA; translated from the coding sequence ATGCCTACGACTTTTCATGAAATACCTGCTGAACGCCCGATTACGCCACTGCTAGACCGAGCTTTAACGCCCACTGAGCTGCGTATGCTATCTGAAGCAGAGCTACTGACATTGGCCGATGAGTTACGCCTGTTTATCTTATGGAGCGTGGGGCAGACCGGTGGTCATTTTGCTGCAGGCTTAGGCGTTGTCGAGTTAACTGTGGCTCTGCATTATGTGTTTGATACCCCAGATGACCGCTTAGTATGGGATGTGGGCCATCAAGCGTATCCGCATAAAGTATTGACCGGGCGCCGTGAACAGATGCTCAGTTTGCGCCAGAAAGATGGTATAGCTGCTTTCCCGCGCCGCTGTGAAAGCCCGTACGATACCTTTGGTGTAGGGCATTCCAGTACGTCCATCAGTGCCGCATTAGGCATGGCCGTGGCTGCTAAACTACAAGGCTCAGCGCGTAAAACTGTGGCGGTGATTGGTGATGGCGCCATGACTGCAGGGATGGCTTATGAAGCCTTAAACCATGCCCCAGAAACCGGTGCTGATATGTTGGTTATCCTCAACGATAACGATATGTCGATTTCTAATAACGTCGGCGGCTTATCCAATCATTTGGCAAAAATTCTCACCAGCCGCACCTACTCAACCATGCGTGAAGGCAGTAAGAAAATTCTCTCGCGCTTGCCCGGTGCCTGGGAAATAGCCCGTAAAACTGAAGAGCACGCTAAAGGCATTTTAGCGCCAGGCATTATGTTTGAAGAGTTGGGCTGGAATTATATCGGGCCAATTGATGGTCATGACTTACCCACCTTGTTGGCCACTTTGCGCAATATGCGTGAGTTAGAAGGGCCGCAGTTTTTACATGTGGTGACGAAAAAGGGCAAGGGCTTTGCACCTGCTGAGCACGACCCCATTGCTTACCACGCCATTAGTAAGACAACACAGGCCCCGAGCAAACCCGCAGGGCCACGTTACTCTGCTGTCTTTGGTCAGTGGCTGTGTGATATGGCCGCTGCAGATGAGCGCTTGCTGGGCATTACCCCAGCCATGAAAGAAGGCTCGGATATGATTGCTTTTAGTGAACAGTATCCGCAGCGTTACTTTGATGTGGCCATTGCTGAGCAACATGCGGTGACTTTGGCGGCGGGAATGGCCTGTGAAGGGGCTAAACCTGTGGTGGCAATTTACTCCACATTTTTGCAGCGCGCTTATGATCAATTGATTCATGATGTGGCGGTGCAAGATCTGGATGTGCTGTTTGCTGTAGACCGTGCGGGTTTAGTGGGTGAAGACGGTCCGACCCATGCTGGCAGCTTTGATATATCTTATCTGCGCTGCATCCCTAATATGGTGGTGATGACGCCCAGCGATGAGAATGAACTGCGCTTATTGCTCAATACTGGTTATCAGCATGTGGGACCTGCGGCTGTTCGCTACCCACGCGGCACTGGGCCTAATGCACCTATCAGTACTAGTTTAGAACCTGTCCCCCTGGGTAAAGGCGTGGTGCGCCGCGAAGGGCAAGGTGTAGCGTTTTTAGTCTTTGGTGTACAGCTTGCTGCAGCATTAACAGCGGCCGAGCAGTTAGACGCCACTGTGGTGGACATGCGTTTTGTAAAGCCGCTCGATGAGGCATTGATTAAGCGCTTAGCTGCAGAGCATCAATTGTTTGTCAGCATTGAGGAAAATGCGGTAATGGGCGGTGCTGGCAGTGCTGTTGGTGAGTTTTTAGCTGCAGAGCAGTTGGCCGTACCACTCTTGCAATTGGGTTTGCCGGATATCTATGTGGAGCATGCTCAACCAGGGCAAATGCTCGCTGAATGCGGCTTAGATAGCGCGGGTATTTTGCAGGCAGTGCAGCAGCGTTTGGCTTAA
- a CDS encoding energy-coupling factor ABC transporter permease, which produces MIASMLLNDTTLFWGWLLYGPILLYAAWRAPWVELFSDNRRQHLLFGTVLVLCILWLVRRDFPSGLSFHFIGMTAVTLLLDWPLAILAGFIAQLALLSLGKQEFNVLGINGLLLIILPVFIAHSCAKAIERLQPENLFVYIFFSGFFPAALTAVLCILCSTFLLWSNGIYQFPPWLDGFSGMVLLVAFPEAFINGMAVTAFVVFKPEWLETFNYSRYLQAPWKDEPDQ; this is translated from the coding sequence ATGATTGCAAGCATGTTATTAAATGACACCACCCTGTTTTGGGGCTGGTTATTATACGGCCCAATTTTACTGTATGCCGCTTGGCGTGCACCTTGGGTAGAGTTATTCAGCGACAACCGCCGCCAACATTTACTCTTTGGCACTGTGTTGGTGCTCTGCATTCTCTGGCTGGTCAGGCGTGATTTCCCCAGCGGGCTCTCTTTTCACTTTATTGGCATGACCGCAGTAACTTTATTGCTGGACTGGCCACTGGCAATTTTAGCTGGTTTTATTGCCCAACTGGCCTTACTCAGCCTCGGCAAGCAAGAGTTCAACGTTTTGGGTATCAACGGGCTACTCTTAATTATTCTGCCCGTATTTATTGCACACAGCTGCGCCAAAGCCATTGAGCGTTTACAACCTGAAAACCTCTTTGTTTATATCTTTTTCTCTGGCTTTTTCCCTGCCGCGCTCACCGCTGTACTCTGCATTTTATGCAGCACCTTTTTACTCTGGAGCAATGGCATTTATCAATTTCCGCCATGGTTGGATGGTTTTTCTGGCATGGTTTTATTGGTGGCTTTTCCAGAGGCCTTTATTAATGGCATGGCCGTCACTGCATTTGTAGTGTTTAAGCCGGAATGGTTAGAAACCTTTAACTACAGCCGCTACCTGCAAGCCCCCTGGAAAGATGAACCTGACCAGTAA
- the rfbB gene encoding dTDP-glucose 4,6-dehydratase, translating into MKLLLTGGAGFIGSAVIRHILAHSQDSIVNLDKLTYAGNLESLTEVSDNPRYSFVQADICDPAALQQIFAKHQPDAVMHLAAESHVDRSIDGPAEFITTNIVGTYQLLEAARFYWQQLDSQRQQAFRFHHISTDEVYGDLPHPNDSQAAASQLFTETTAYAPSSPYSASKASSDHLVRAWQRTYGLPVLLSNCSNNYGPYQFPEKLIPLVILNALKGKPIPIYGSGDQIRDWLYVADHAHALYTVLRTGKVGETYNIGGHNEKQNIEVVRSICTLLDELAPAAQRKLTAADGSTLTSYSSLISHVSDRPGHDRRYAIDASKIQHELGWVPAHTFASGLRKTVQWYLDNPTWCQRVQDGSYQGERLGVQQ; encoded by the coding sequence ATGAAACTTTTACTAACTGGCGGTGCTGGTTTTATTGGCTCGGCAGTAATCCGCCATATTCTCGCGCACAGCCAGGATTCAATCGTCAACCTTGATAAACTTACTTATGCGGGCAATCTTGAGTCACTCACCGAGGTCAGTGACAACCCTCGCTATAGCTTTGTCCAAGCGGATATTTGTGACCCTGCGGCACTGCAGCAAATCTTTGCCAAGCATCAGCCCGATGCGGTGATGCACTTAGCTGCCGAGTCACACGTTGACCGCTCCATTGACGGCCCAGCAGAGTTTATTACAACCAATATTGTCGGCACCTATCAGCTATTAGAGGCTGCACGCTTTTATTGGCAACAACTGGATAGCCAGCGCCAACAAGCCTTTCGCTTTCATCATATTTCAACTGATGAGGTCTATGGCGACTTGCCTCACCCTAACGACAGCCAAGCAGCCGCTTCGCAGCTGTTCACCGAAACAACCGCCTACGCACCCAGCTCACCCTATAGCGCCAGTAAAGCCAGCTCTGATCATTTAGTCCGTGCTTGGCAGCGTACTTACGGCTTACCGGTACTGCTCAGCAACTGTTCAAATAACTATGGGCCTTACCAGTTCCCAGAAAAGCTGATTCCTTTGGTAATTCTAAATGCTCTAAAAGGAAAGCCTATACCGATTTACGGCAGCGGCGATCAAATTCGCGACTGGCTTTATGTAGCCGATCATGCGCATGCACTCTACACTGTACTGCGCACCGGCAAAGTTGGCGAGACCTACAATATTGGCGGCCATAATGAAAAACAAAACATTGAGGTCGTCCGCAGCATTTGCACGCTACTTGACGAGCTGGCCCCAGCTGCACAGCGCAAGCTAACGGCTGCCGACGGCTCAACATTAACCAGCTACAGCAGCCTAATCAGCCATGTTAGCGACCGCCCAGGGCATGATCGCCGCTATGCCATTGATGCCAGTAAAATTCAACATGAACTGGGCTGGGTGCCTGCCCACACCTTTGCATCAGGCTTAAGAAAAACCGTGCAATGGTATCTCGATAACCCGACCTGGTGTCAGCGGGTGCAAGACGGTAGCTACCAAGGTGAACGCCTAGGAGTACAACAATGA